In Betta splendens chromosome 19, fBetSpl5.4, whole genome shotgun sequence, the following proteins share a genomic window:
- the LOC129603449 gene encoding cellular tumor antigen p53-like, translating to MCNSSCMGGMNRRPILTILTLETSDGQLLGRRCFEVRVCCPGRDRKTEEANSAKLQTGAKQVKKRKSAPATDPDMCKRKSGSSTDEEEVLMLPVKGRERYNMLKKINDALELAEKEAKNKTRASKELLPSSGKRVLQKAERSDSD from the exons atgtgcaacagctcctgcatgggaggcatgaaccgcagacccatcctcaccatcctgacccttgagacttcaga cggacaacttttgggccgaagatgcttcgaggtgcgtgtctgctgtcccggcagggatcgtaaaacagaggaggcaaatagtgccaaacttcagacaggggccaaacaagtgaagaaaagaa aaagtgccccagcaacagatcctgatatgtgcaaaaggaagtctggctcaagcacagacgaggaggaagtacttatgttgcca gttaaaggccgtgagcgctataacatgttaaaaaagataaatgatgcattagaactggctgaaaaagaggc taaaaacaaaaccagggcttctaaggaactgctgccgtccagtggaaagcgcgtcttgcaaaaagcagaacgaagcgacagcgactag